In Deltaproteobacteria bacterium, a genomic segment contains:
- a CDS encoding IS110 family transposase, with translation RLRAKGKLFKVALVACMRKLLTILNSMIKHKTRWSDSFLQPT, from the coding sequence ACGGCTGAGAGCTAAGGGCAAACTGTTCAAAGTTGCTCTGGTCGCTTGCATGCGCAAGCTCCTCACTATTCTCAATTCTATGATCAAGCATAAAACTCGCTGGTCTGATTCTTTTCTTCAGCCCACTTGA
- a CDS encoding ABC transporter substrate-binding protein has product MEYGSVGVMDIRNGMIKSNIPRCLRRAQLNGVSKGGEHPLWSRAGFIPRSRNAELITALAILLLASALGHAAEKLRVATGGFSPSVPPYISFAKPFLLKQDIEVEDILMSSGTLSAQTLASGQVKIIVTTSAVVPQFNINGGDMVIVAGTINKLPYQIVARGEIKTPALLKGKRVAISRFGSSSEWLVRLSLTKMGLDPDKDVSIIQIGGPSERLAALLNNAVQATLLGPPTSTHAVRTMGMVQLADLTESETTYPLQSVITTRAFVKENRPLVKRFLRGLGLAFNHYRERAQDGIAFQMKQFKLPNDLAEAGYRSSVRVMEPELKPPDNSALDLVVKELAVRIEKAKTVTPDELRMVDDSIRVELVKEGIFKSSR; this is encoded by the coding sequence ATGGAGTACGGGAGTGTTGGAGTAATGGATATTCGAAACGGAATGATTAAATCTAATATTCCCCGCTGCTTGCGGCGGGCACAACTAAATGGGGTTTCCAAAGGGGGCGAGCATCCCCTTTGGTCGCGAGCGGGGTTCATACCCCGATCGCGAAATGCCGAGTTGATCACCGCATTAGCGATTCTCTTGCTGGCGAGTGCGCTCGGCCATGCCGCTGAGAAACTGCGCGTCGCCACCGGCGGATTTTCGCCGAGCGTGCCGCCGTATATTTCTTTCGCCAAGCCGTTTCTGCTCAAGCAGGATATCGAAGTTGAAGATATCTTGATGAGCAGCGGCACTTTGTCGGCGCAGACTTTGGCTTCGGGGCAGGTGAAAATCATCGTCACCACCAGCGCGGTGGTGCCGCAGTTCAATATCAACGGCGGCGACATGGTGATCGTTGCCGGCACGATCAACAAGCTGCCCTATCAAATCGTCGCGCGCGGCGAGATCAAGACGCCGGCGCTGCTCAAGGGCAAACGCGTGGCGATCAGCCGGTTCGGTTCGTCATCCGAGTGGCTGGTGCGGTTGTCGTTGACGAAGATGGGTTTGGACCCTGACAAAGACGTGTCGATCATTCAAATCGGCGGGCCGAGCGAACGGCTGGCGGCGTTGCTCAACAACGCGGTGCAGGCGACCTTGCTCGGCCCGCCGACCAGCACTCACGCGGTGCGCACCATGGGCATGGTACAGCTCGCCGATTTGACCGAATCCGAAACCACCTATCCGTTGCAGTCGGTGATCACCACGCGCGCCTTCGTGAAAGAAAATCGCCCGCTGGTGAAACGATTTCTGCGCGGCCTCGGTTTGGCGTTCAATCACTACCGCGAGCGGGCGCAGGACGGTATCGCCTTTCAGATGAAGCAATTCAAATTGCCCAATGACCTTGCCGAGGCCGGCTATCGCTCGTCGGTGCGAGTGATGGAGCCGGAGTTGAAACCGCCGGATAATTCCGCCCTCGATCTCGTCGTCAAAGAACTCGCGGTGCGCATCGAGAAAGCGAAGACGGTGACGCCGGATGAATTAAGGATGGTCGACGACTCGATCCGCGTGGAGTTGGTGAAAGAAGGGATCTTCAAGTCATCAAGATAG
- a CDS encoding NAD(P)-dependent oxidoreductase: MKVLITGGMGVNGAVTARLMVRDGLRPLLMDNRVDYTLIEDIKNQVDIVTGDICDQAALEKAVDDFKVTHIAHLAALMPEPAEANPRLAVRVSFDGIINILEVARAKGVKRVVYTSSKAAYGEINGEEGPPNYKPVNEDYRKQPADLYGSMKVGCEELGRYYRETYGIEFIALRFVSIYGPGKEARHGPLSFYGQLIERAREGAKWVIPQGGDQLNDAVYVGDVGRSVYLGLKAPTPKEWTFNIGTGKASTPRDFLNATAKLFPNHKIELGPGPSKLGRSKQSYCIFDISAAKRNIGYEPAYTVEQGVKDYVETLDRLGR; this comes from the coding sequence ATGAAGGTTCTCATCACGGGCGGCATGGGCGTCAACGGTGCGGTGACCGCGCGACTGATGGTGCGCGACGGTTTGCGTCCCCTATTGATGGACAACCGGGTCGATTACACCTTGATCGAAGACATCAAGAATCAAGTCGACATCGTCACCGGCGATATCTGCGACCAGGCGGCTCTGGAAAAAGCCGTCGATGACTTCAAAGTCACGCACATAGCCCATCTGGCGGCGTTGATGCCGGAACCGGCGGAAGCCAACCCGCGGCTTGCGGTTCGTGTCAGCTTCGACGGCATTATCAATATTCTCGAAGTCGCCCGCGCCAAGGGCGTCAAGCGAGTGGTTTATACGAGCTCGAAGGCGGCCTATGGTGAAATCAATGGTGAAGAAGGGCCGCCCAACTATAAACCCGTGAACGAAGACTATCGCAAGCAGCCCGCCGATCTCTATGGCTCGATGAAAGTCGGTTGCGAAGAACTCGGCAGATATTATCGCGAAACCTATGGCATCGAGTTCATCGCTCTGCGCTTCGTGTCGATCTATGGACCGGGGAAAGAAGCGCGCCATGGGCCGCTGTCGTTCTACGGTCAATTGATCGAGCGCGCGCGCGAAGGCGCCAAGTGGGTGATCCCGCAGGGGGGCGATCAATTGAACGATGCGGTCTATGTCGGCGATGTTGGCCGCTCGGTCTATCTTGGTCTCAAAGCGCCGACGCCGAAGGAGTGGACGTTTAATATCGGCACGGGCAAGGCGAGTACGCCGCGTGATTTTTTGAACGCCACGGCGAAGCTATTTCCAAATCATAAAATTGAACTCGGTCCAGGGCCGAGCAAATTGGGCAGAAGTAAACAGAGTTACTGCATCTTCGATATCTCGGCTGCGAAGCGGAATATCGGTTATGAGCCAGCGTACACGGTCGAGCAGGGCGTGAAAGATTACGTCGAGACGTTGGATCGGTTGGGCAGATAG
- a CDS encoding thiamine pyrophosphate-binding protein: MAETPKGGGEIWSAGIGRKSNAQYGSDLMLEVLRELGIKYIALNPGASYRGFHDSMVNFEPGKGPEMIMCTHEEIAVAIANGYARATGEIMATGLHNVVGLQHASMAIFNAWCDRTPIFNLGGGGPQDSTQRRSTDWVHTANVQGLAVREYVKFDDQPTTVDGVAESFLKAYRIAMTEPKGPVYICLDSDVQEAKINKPMVVPHAQLFRPPAGAAANPESLKTAARLLAEAQWPAIVAGELAKNPKSLPPMLDLAEALGAPVVDTDGRYAFPSTHPLNLTNAREDALQNADVVLALDVPSLGVPLGPSVRERGTFAPIVSPSCKVIHITQLDLERQSWVSDNMWLLPVHVPIAADTSVALPPLLQQVRERLAAIPNSAKQVQERRAKVEAIYHETRKKSAEWIKKTWDEKPISQARFFSEINQRVQGKSWALVSAHGRRWREVIEVSEPAHGMGGGRGGGVGYGLPSSIGSALGFKESGRLCVSILGDGDFLMTSNALWTAAKYQIPLLVVVLNNRSYYNDEEHQERMARARNRPVENKGIGIRIEDPAPDLCAIARAFSVDAFGPITDPAELGAALDKAIAIVASGKPAVVDVITQPR, encoded by the coding sequence ATGGCAGAGACACCTAAAGGCGGCGGCGAAATTTGGTCGGCGGGGATCGGCCGCAAGAGCAATGCGCAGTATGGCTCGGACTTGATGCTCGAAGTGCTGCGTGAGTTGGGGATTAAATATATCGCGCTCAATCCCGGCGCGAGCTACCGCGGCTTTCATGACTCGATGGTCAACTTCGAGCCCGGCAAGGGGCCGGAGATGATCATGTGCACGCATGAAGAGATCGCCGTGGCGATCGCCAACGGCTACGCGCGCGCCACCGGCGAGATCATGGCGACGGGATTGCACAACGTCGTCGGCTTGCAGCACGCGAGCATGGCGATCTTCAATGCCTGGTGCGACCGCACGCCGATTTTTAATCTCGGCGGCGGTGGGCCGCAGGATTCCACACAACGGCGCTCCACCGATTGGGTGCACACGGCGAATGTCCAAGGATTGGCCGTGCGCGAGTATGTCAAGTTCGACGACCAGCCGACGACCGTCGACGGCGTCGCCGAGTCGTTCTTGAAAGCGTATCGCATCGCCATGACCGAGCCCAAGGGGCCGGTTTATATTTGTCTCGACAGCGACGTGCAGGAAGCCAAGATCAACAAGCCGATGGTGGTGCCCCACGCGCAGCTGTTTCGTCCGCCGGCGGGCGCGGCGGCGAATCCGGAATCGTTGAAGACAGCGGCGCGTTTGCTCGCCGAGGCGCAGTGGCCGGCCATCGTCGCCGGCGAGTTGGCGAAGAATCCCAAATCGCTGCCGCCGATGCTCGACTTGGCGGAAGCGTTGGGCGCGCCGGTGGTGGATACCGACGGCCGTTATGCTTTTCCCAGTACTCATCCTTTGAATCTCACCAACGCGCGCGAAGACGCATTGCAAAATGCCGATGTGGTTCTCGCCTTGGATGTGCCCAGCTTGGGCGTGCCGCTGGGACCGTCAGTGCGAGAACGCGGAACGTTTGCGCCGATCGTGTCGCCTTCATGCAAAGTGATTCACATCACCCAGCTCGATCTCGAACGGCAGAGTTGGGTGAGCGACAACATGTGGCTCTTACCGGTGCATGTGCCGATCGCGGCGGACACCTCGGTGGCGTTGCCGCCGTTGCTCCAACAGGTGCGCGAGCGTTTGGCGGCGATCCCCAATTCCGCCAAGCAAGTGCAAGAACGGCGCGCCAAGGTTGAAGCCATTTATCACGAGACGCGCAAGAAAAGCGCCGAGTGGATCAAGAAAACTTGGGATGAAAAGCCGATCTCTCAGGCGCGCTTCTTCAGCGAGATCAATCAGCGCGTGCAGGGGAAATCCTGGGCGCTGGTCTCGGCGCATGGACGGCGCTGGCGCGAAGTGATCGAAGTGAGCGAGCCGGCCCACGGCATGGGCGGCGGGCGCGGCGGGGGCGTCGGTTACGGTCTGCCCTCCTCCATCGGTTCGGCCCTCGGTTTCAAAGAGAGCGGCCGGCTGTGCGTCAGCATTCTCGGCGACGGCGATTTCTTGATGACATCGAATGCGCTGTGGACCGCGGCGAAATATCAGATTCCTTTGCTCGTGGTGGTGCTCAATAATCGTTCCTACTACAACGACGAAGAACATCAGGAGCGCATGGCGCGGGCGCGCAACCGGCCGGTGGAGAACAAGGGCATCGGCATCCGCATCGAAGATCCGGCGCCGGATCTGTGCGCCATCGCGCGGGCGTTCAGCGTCGATGCCTTCGGGCCGATCACCGACCCGGCGGAACTCGGCGCGGCCCTCGACAAAGCGATCGCGATCGTGGCTAGCGGCAAACCGGCGGTGGTCGATGTGATTACGCAGCCGAGATAG